TTTTTGGGTAATCATCACGCACTTGATTTTTACTGTGACTCACTTAAGTTAGTCATTAACTATAATTCAAAACCAGAAGATGTTGAACAAGCAATGAACGTTGAGCTTGATGCGCATCATGCTGAAGCACATATTGCACCGGGCGCTCTTAATAGAGTTGCGGATGCGATGCCAGCGGTTGGTATTGTGGCTGCGGTTCTTGGTGTAATTATTGCGATGGCTCATATTGATGGTCCTCCTGCAGAGCTAGGACACAAAGTATCAGCTGCATTGACGGGTACACTACTCGGAATTTTTACAGCTTATGGTTATTGCCAACCAATTGCACAACATATTGAATATCTTGGTGAAGATGAAGCTCAATATTTTCAATGTCTTAAAGAAGGGCTTATCACTTATTTAGGTGGAGCTGAACCAATGGCAGCTGTTGAGATAGCTCGCCGTTCTATTCATAGTTATAATCGTCCAAGTAGTCTGGAACTTGAAGAGGCTATTTCTGGGATTAGGCCTAGATAGGTCTTTTATGAATAACTAAATAAGGAAGTCCTTGAGTAGTCAAGTCTTGGCATAGAGACTCTCTTTGAGACGGATTGATATTGAGTGGGAAATATAGAGCTTGTTTTGGAT
The Cyanobacteriota bacterium genome window above contains:
- a CDS encoding MotA/TolQ/ExbB proton channel family protein; translation: MMTIVFLVLVSVCVFGGFMLEGGPIHAIYSVWQEYIIVFGSGSFIFLAMMPSKILKHIGTYMSGPFVASKYEKDTYTDALKVMYESFVNLKRSGLLSLEKDVSNPEASSIFSKYPSFLGNHHALDFYCDSLKLVINYNSKPEDVEQAMNVELDAHHAEAHIAPGALNRVADAMPAVGIVAAVLGVIIAMAHIDGPPAELGHKVSAALTGTLLGIFTAYGYCQPIAQHIEYLGEDEAQYFQCLKEGLITYLGGAEPMAAVEIARRSIHSYNRPSSLELEEAISGIRPR